The Vulpes vulpes isolate BD-2025 chromosome 10, VulVul3, whole genome shotgun sequence genome has a window encoding:
- the ZNF219 gene encoding zinc finger protein 219, which translates to MEASRPRAPGGHLAPSPPAFDGELDLQRYSNGPGVSAGSPGMGAVGWSESRAGERRFPCPVCGKRFRFNSILALHLRAHPGAQAFQCPHCGHRAAQRALLRSHLRTHQPERPRSPAARLLLELEERALLREARLGRARSAGGVQPAPPAAEGPARPQAPASSAFRCPFCKGKFRTAAERERHLHILHRPWKCGLCSFGASQEEELLHHSLTAHGAPERPLAAAPAAPPPPPRPPPEPRPAPASASEPEPERDAPAAAAAAAEEPPAPPEFRCQVCGQSFTQSWFLKGHMRKHKASFDHACPVCGRCFKEPWFLKNHMKVHASKLGPLRAAGSASAAARAPQPPDLGLLAYEPLGPALLLAPAPAAPPAPPAPERREPPSLLGYLSLRAGEARPNGDGAEPGAGRGFAGFRPAPAALPARARRPRAEEPDDEEEVVEAEDEAWAHGRPGGPLAPLHARPAEGPGLAAPAAGAQARPAAQEENGLLAGGTRPEGGRGATGKDCPFCGKSFRSAHHLKVHLRVHTGERPYKCPHCDYAGTQSGSLKYHLQRHHREQRSGAGPGPPPEPPPPSPRGSAQPSGAKPAPQPAAWAEGATHPRPPPSAAAPGSRRKPASPGRTLRNGRGGEAEPLDLSLRAGPGGEAGPGGALHRCLFCPFATGAPELMALHLQVHHSRRARGRRPPPADASPPYAPAQSAETPPSPLQEGEEGPGLPGAQER; encoded by the exons ATGGAG GCCTCACGTCCCCGCGCCCCGGGCGGCCACTTAGCGCCCTCGCCCCCGGCCTTCGACGGCGAACTGGATCTGCAGCGCTACTCCAACGGGCCGGGCGTGAGCGCCGGGTCTCCAGGGATGGGGGCCGTGGGCTGGTCGGAGAGTCGCGCGGGCGAAAGGCGCTTCCCGTGCCCGGTGTGTGGGAAGCGCTTCCGCTTCAACTCCATCCTGGCCCTGCACCTGCGGGCGCACCCGGGCGCCCAGGCCTTCCAGTGCCCGCACTGCGGCCACCGCGCCGCGCAGCGCGCCCTCCTGCGCTCGCACCTGCGCACGCACCAGCCCGAACGCCCGCGTAGCCCCGCCGCGCGCCTGCTGCTGGAGCTGGAGGAGCGCGCGCTGCTGCGCGAGGCCCGGCTGGGGAGGGCCCGGAGCGCGGGCGGCGTGcagcccgccccccccgccgccgagGGCCCGGCGCGGCCCCAGGCCCCCGCGTCGTCCGCCTTCCGGTGCCCCTTCTGCAAAGGCAAGTTTCGCACCGCGGCGGAGCGCGAACGCCACCTGCACATCCTGCACCGGCCCTGGAAGTGCGGCCTGTGCAGTTTCGGCGCCAGCCAGGAGGAGGAGCTGCTGCACCACAGCCTGACGGCCCACGGCGCCCCCGAGCGCCCCCTGGCGGccgcccccgcggcgcccccgccgccgccgcggccgccgcccgaGCCCAGACCGGCGCCCGCGTCCGCGTCGGAGCCGGAGCCCGAGCGCgacgcccccgccgccgccgccgccgccgccgaggagccccccgcgcccccggagTTCCGCTGCCAAGTGTGCGGCCAGAGCTTCACGCAGTCCTGGTTCCTAAAGGGCCACATGCGCAAGCACAAGGCCTCCTTCGACCACGCGTGCCCCGTGTGCGGCCGCTGCttcaaggagccctggttcctcAAGAACCACATGAAGGTGCACGCCAGCAAGCTGGGCCCGCTGCGCGCCGCGGGGTCCGCCTCCGCGGCGGcgcgcgccccgcagccccccgacCTCGGCCTGCTGGCCTACGAGCCGCTCGGCCCCGCGCTGCTGCtggcgcccgcgcccgccgcgccccccgcgccccccgcgcccgagCGCCGGGAGCCGCCCAGCCTGCTGGGCTACCTGAGCCTGCGGGCGGGGGAGGCCCGGCCCAACGGGGACGGCGCGGAGCCCGGGGCTGGCCGCGGCTTTGCCGGCTTCCGCCCGGCGCCCGCCGCCCTCCCGGCCCGGGCTCGCCGACCCCGCGCCGAGGAGCCGGACGacgaggaggaggtggtggaggcgGAGGACGAGGCCTGGGCCCACGGCAGGCCGGGGGGGCCGCTGGCTCCGCTGCACGCGCGCCCCGCCGAGGGCCCCGGGCTCGCCGCACCTGCCGCGGGGGCGCAGGCCAGGCCCGCCGCGCAGG AAGAGAACGGGCTGTTAGCTGGAGGGACTCGGCCCGAAGGCGGCCGCGGAGCCACGGGGAAGGACTGCCCCTTCTGTGGAAAGTCTTTCCGCTCAGCGCATCACCTTAAGGTGCACCTGCGAGTGCACACAG GCGAGCGCCCCTACAAGTGTCCGCACTGCGACTACGCGGGCACCCAGTCCGGCTCGCTCAAGTACCACCTGCAGCGCCACCACCGGGAGCAGCGCAGCGGGGCTGGGCCCGGGCCCCCCCCGGAGCCGCCGCCCCCTTCCCCGCGGGGCTCGGCACAGCCGTCGGGGGCCAAGCCCGCCCCGCAGCCGGCCGCCTGGGCGGAGGGCGCCACGCACCCCCGGCCTCCCCCGAGCGCGGCGGCGCCCGGGTCCCGTCGGAAGCCCGCCAGTCCCGGGAGGACCCTGCGCAACGGGCGAGGCGGTGAGGCTGAACCCCTGGACCTGTCCctgcgggcggggccggggggcgaggccgggccggggggcgCCCTCCACCGGTGCCTCTTCTGCCCTTTCGCCACCGGAGCCCCGGAGCTCATGGCCTTGCACCTGCAAGTGCACCACAGCCGCCGGGCTCGGGGCCGCCGGCCGCCCCCGGCGGATGCGTCCCCGCCCTACGCCCCCGCACAGTCCGCAGAGACCCCCCCCAGTCCTctgcaggagggggaggagggccccGGGCTGCCGGGGGCCCAGGAGCGGTAG
- the TMEM253 gene encoding transmembrane protein 253 gives MEERAARREESSSLHLEKLQRWARHRHNGHLLALAVSQLWLAVAVVPLAVSVACLNSACHMATALPLGPGALGLLTGIATLELRRAPRLWKVQAMMILNIFSLILGFIVVVVEVMKTALGPAPTALSQLAGLLVLELSTEAFTLGGVLVSAYSLFLLNQRKPGCCRSQSLHYRELQEDLPELEEVAGPEDGPTVASTTNATSG, from the exons ATGGAGGAGAGAGCTGCTCGGCGGGAGGAGAGCTCCAGTCTTCATCTGGAAAAGCTACAGCGCTGGGCACGGCACAGGCACAATGGGCACCTCTTGGCGCTGGCG GTGAGCCAGCTGTGGCTGGCAGTGGCTGTGGTGCCACTTGCTGTCTCCGTGGCCTGCCTGAACTCTGCTTGTCACATGGCCACGGCACTGCCACTTGGGCCTGGGGCACTG GGTCTCCTCACTGGGATTGCTACCCTTGAGCTGCGCCGAGCACCCCGCCTCTGGAAG GTGCAGGCCATGATGATACTCAACATCTTCAGTCTGATCTTGGGCTTCATCGTGGTGGTGGTCGAGGTGATGAAGACAGCCTTGGGGCCTGCCCCAACTGCCCTGTCCCAG CTGGCGGGCTTGCTGGTGCTGGAGCTCAGTACTGAGGCCTTCACCCTAGGGGGAGTGCTGGTCTCCGCATACTCGCTCTTCCTGCTGAATCAGAGGAAGCCAGGATGCTGCAGGAGCCAGAGTCTGCACTACCGGGAGCTGCAGGAG GATCTCCCTGAGTTGGAGGAAGTTGCCGGTCCGGAGGACGGTCCCACGGTGGCTAGTACAACAAACGCAACAAGCGGGTGA